A window of the Myxococcales bacterium genome harbors these coding sequences:
- a CDS encoding DUF3467 domain-containing protein yields MTEDKLPKKPAVKMEIKVDEAVAGGTYANLCIVNHSDSEFVLDFVFIQPGRPKTKVSSRIIMSPKNAKRTLMLLDQQIKNYEKRFGKLEIAAPMAMPGPEMEVN; encoded by the coding sequence ATGACGGAAGACAAATTGCCCAAAAAGCCCGCGGTGAAAATGGAAATCAAGGTCGATGAAGCCGTGGCCGGCGGCACCTACGCCAACTTGTGCATCGTCAATCATTCCGACTCGGAATTCGTGCTCGATTTCGTTTTCATTCAGCCCGGCCGGCCGAAAACCAAGGTTTCCAGCCGGATCATCATGTCCCCGAAAAACGCCAAGCGCACCCTGATGCTGCTGGATCAGCAGATCAAGAACTACGAAAAACGCTTCGGCAAACTGGAGATCGCCGCGCCGATGGCGATGCCCGGCCCGGAAATGGAAGTGAACTGA